The Manihot esculenta cultivar AM560-2 chromosome 8, M.esculenta_v8, whole genome shotgun sequence genomic interval TTTGCTTTCGTTGATGAGTATAATTTAGCGGATGTTCTAAGGGAAATGGAAGACTTGTGTGGTGGTACTGAACGGAGTGAAATGGAGGACTTTTTATAATAACTCTCATAGGAGAAATTACTGCTAGAAATGGTATGCGGTAGGCAATGTTTGgttaattttgttattaattactttttttataataactCTCATAgtgggttttttttttcaatggtgTCCGTTTCGTTTTTATTACTGTTTTCttaattgtatatatatattttttctgttATATCCATCTTGCTGTCAGTTGTTCAATTTGCTCTGTTGATCGGTAGTTATTCCATGTGGCAACACTAATAGCTGAGGATTTTCAAGAAGCGGTTGTTTTTTCTCAACATTTGGGGGTCTGTTTTGATTAATTTGATATGTGTGACTTGATTTGTGGTTTCGATGGGTTGAGTGATTTATTTTGTGAGTTctgatttttagattttttaattttatatttgtatttatttttctgaattttaatttttcttataattctTTTTGTCCactgaattttattaatacaaactTTCTTGTACggtaaataaaataagaaaaattattaacgaTACCACTTGTTTGCTTCTTTACTCGGCTCTTGTATCAAAATTTAGGGAAATTATTTAAGAGGAGTGCACCAGTAATTAATTTCTCCTAGTTGGAACCGATATAAACATGCTCTCGACCACGTGTACTGAAACGTGTTGAACAACCACAACACTTCAAGAGTCAGTGAGTCACCGAAACTTTGTCTCTTTTATGACAGCTCGGTCTCGTGCATTGCATGTATGCTTTATGTCACACTGCCGTGTCAGAAGCCTATTCACTAGCATGGACAACACGTGGCACTCTGTGGATAACCGTTTGTCCACGTGTCGTTTGAGAATTCACATTGTTACCTATATACTGTGCTACATCCATGCAGGATAACATTCGTATTGACGAAGAAAACATTAACAAACGTATTGTTTAATTTCTTTATCTTAGTGAATCTGTAGGTTGATTGAAGAGCTAGCAGTTAGCAAATATGGCGTCGACGCAGGAGAAGCTGGAGAGAGCTGAGGTGGAGGCGGGACAAGCGGCGACTGATCTTAGGGAAGCTAAGAGAGAGGAGGAGTATGGAGGGAAGGCCAAAATGGTGACGGACCAGCAGCAGCAACAACAAGAGGAAAGCCCAGGCGTTATTGGGTCCGTGTTGAAGGCAGTTGCTGGTACTTACGAGCATGCCAAAGAGGCTGTCGTGGGCAAGGGGCAAGAGGCTACCGAGAAGACGAAGGAAGGTACTTATACAGCAGCGGAGAAGGCTGGAGAGGCTAAAGATTCGGCCGGAGAGAAGGCGGCGGAGACGGCGGTTGCTGCTGAAAGAAAGATTGAAGAAGGGAAAGAATCGATGGAAGGGAAGGCGGCGGAGACTAAGGAGTCGGCGAAGGGAAAGATGGGAGAGTATGCAGATAAGGCGAAAGAGACGAAGGATTATGCAGCTCAGAAAGCGAAAGAGACTAAAGAATCTGTAGAGGGGAAGGCAGGAGAGTATAAGGACTACACTGCAGAGAAGGCAAAGGAAACGAAGGATAACACTGCTGAAAAAGCTAAGGAGGCAGGAGAGAAGACATCAGAGAAGGCGAAGGAAGCAAAGGATTATAGTGCTGAGAAAGCTGAGGAAGGAAAGGACACTGCTAGTAGTAAGCTCAATGAGCTTACTGAATCTGCAAAAGGTGCTGCAAGAAAAGCTATGGACCTCTTCTCTAGCAAGAAAGAAGCAGCTAAAGAGAAAACTGCCGAGACAAATGAGGCAACCAAGGTCGGTCGTCTACTTTTCTTTCAATCTTGAATCTTTTGCCGCTTCCTTTTCATACTCAACTGAGGTTGTATAATTGTTATAGAAGGAAATGAGCATTGCTTTGTTCCTTTGAGTCTTTAGGAGAAACTGAGCGAAGCTGAGGAGGAAACTAGGCGGAAAATGGAGGAGTTGAAGATGGAAGGTAAGGAATACAAGGACATTGAAGCTGAAAGGTAAGGCATCAAGAACCCAGAAGTAAAAAAGCCCTATATTCGCCTAACAGAAATTCGTTTCATACTccctattgatttttttttttttttttggccatTAAATTTGGGTTTAGGGGAACCGCAGCGAAAGACAACATCTTTGGAAAGATGGGGCTCGAAAGCATTAAACAATCCATTAAAGGCAAGCTGACACAGCCACAGGACGAGGGAAGAGGGAAGGAAAAGGATGCATACAAGATGCAAGAGGAGGTGGTGGTTCTTGAAGAGACGTCGCCAGGAACTGTGGTGTCTACTATAAAAGCAGCAGATCAGATGACTGGACAAACTTTCAACGACGTTGAACGCCTAGGCGGGGGCGTTGTTCACTTGAAGCGCACCGATCGTCGAGGTAGTCCGTGATTACGTCCACACTGTTTAGATGTGTTGTGCTCTTTTCTTTTGTGTTTAACTAGTTTTGCGGGcctttttcccctttttctGGTTGGTGTGTGAATAATTAAGTCCACAGACAAAGCTTTTTGGGCTTTTGTGCTTTTAGGATATCTGGATGTGAATTCAGATGTAAGGATGGATAGATCAACAAAACATATCAAAATCTAATGCGGTTTTGCCCTATATTACCCGAAAAATAACCTTACAAGTTTTTGTTGCCCCAATACTGCAATCTTTGGCGAAATCCGGCGAGAAGCGAATTTAAATAATAGTAAGTTTTACATTAATcacattttattattactaaatGTCTGTCGGAAAATTTCCGTTTCTTAATGTTATTTTGCCAGTTTAGTTATCATCGAAGTGGGTGGGATCGACTAATTGCTTTATTGTGGGGGGGAAATATTTATTCGTAGTTGGATATATTCTTCTACATTTTGACATTAAGATAGAAAAATGGAATGAAATCTATACGTGAAATTAACAGTCGCAAGAAGGCGTTGAGCATgagttttttttaatcaataatgatgaaaattttaattaataatattttattagatttcggagaaattttaattaatatttaatcaatGACATTTGATTAAAATGAATGAATATGgatgaaaattttaatcaataagaTTTGATTAATTAAGATCTATTAAGATGAATGGAAATTGgtcaaatatatattaaaatgaacagaaattgattaaatatattattaattaagatGAATATGTTATTAATTAAGATGAACAGATGAACagaaattgagaaatgaaaagttaaaggttgaaattttttgaaaattaaatttttttttaaataattaaaaaaaagctaTTTATAATGATAATGGCAAAAATCAATAATGAAATTGAAAAACGAAgagttaaaagttaaaattttttaaaattaatttttttttaaatagttaagaaaatataatggtaataataaaaaattgtgaaaaattataaaaaaattttaaaaagaataaaagatagaatttttatttggaattttaaaatatcactctgattttattttttacattttcaggaaaaaattttttaaaatttattttaatttcttaatagaatttaaaatttattataatttattaataaaatataaattttattgtaatttcttAATAGAAGTCGAAGGTAAAATTCATGttggatttaaatttttataagattTAAAACTAATCGATtcatactaaattttttataaaatttaaaattaattattccgCCGTTCTAATATTATTAGATTTCTAGATAACATTCTTATGAGGAGACAGTTTCGAATTTTAACCTTTATGTTAAGATTTACGGGTTAATGGACAGCGTAGACAGTTTTCACGACCAGCTCTTGAAGCTTATTGTTGCTGAGTCAGAGTTTAAAAGCGCATACATCTTGTTCTAGTAGCTTGCTCGCCTCTTAGGGTGTCGTCTTCATGTTTAGGAGATAT includes:
- the LOC110620678 gene encoding late embryogenesis abundant protein ECP63 — translated: MASTQEKLERAEVEAGQAATDLREAKREEEYGGKAKMVTDQQQQQQEESPGVIGSVLKAVAGTYEHAKEAVVGKGQEATEKTKEGTYTAAEKAGEAKDSAGEKAAETAVAAERKIEEGKESMEGKAAETKESAKGKMGEYADKAKETKDYAAQKAKETKESVEGKAGEYKDYTAEKAKETKDNTAEKAKEAGEKTSEKAKEAKDYSAEKAEEGKDTASSKLNELTESAKGAARKAMDLFSSKKEAAKEKTAETNEATKEKLSEAEEETRRKMEELKMEGKEYKDIEAERGTAAKDNIFGKMGLESIKQSIKGKLTQPQDEGRGKEKDAYKMQEEVVVLEETSPGTVVSTIKAADQMTGQTFNDVERLGGGVVHLKRTDRRGSP